Proteins encoded by one window of Desulfuromonadales bacterium:
- a CDS encoding DUF4177 domain-containing protein: MLRYKVVETSLVTDEALEEIINEWTARGWQFDGIHFAVREASKRPAMAFVLFTRKDVS, translated from the coding sequence TTGCTTCGCTACAAAGTGGTCGAAACATCGCTGGTGACCGATGAGGCGCTGGAAGAAATTATCAACGAGTGGACCGCCCGGGGCTGGCAGTTCGATGGAATCCACTTCGCCGTGCGCGAGGCGAGCAAACGCCCGGCCATGGCCTTTGTGTTGTTTACCCGGAAGGATGTTTCGTAG